In one Pseudodesulfovibrio tunisiensis genomic region, the following are encoded:
- a CDS encoding ChaN family lipoprotein yields the protein MNDRKECCGTLRPLLPVLILSLSLLASACVRTVAPPPLDVTFLPQRGDFISRDGERLAITEMVKMANDAEYILVGEGHRNIGDHKVQQALLAAFSDSGKPISLGLEMVAVDMRHILDDFGKGQVEVAALEEELQWKTRWGYPFPLFSPLFEIARRNSVPVAGLNVPPSVTRKIGREGLGRLTDEERTFLPEQIVMPSMDQIPMLDKVFEQHGEPGEDDPARRDRFLLAQSVWDSKMAEQAVNLHRRYDWPVLVIAGAGHVEHGWGIARRIRRFDPGARILTVMPWRGGEFDSAEADVFFHSPDTYVSRMGMTISSTGRGGLLVEAVTRDSRADKAGIRPGDVLEQAGTVRLDQLMDLHRAGAEAHERNRELVFQIRRGCDAVVVNVGKLGEKK from the coding sequence ATGAATGACCGCAAAGAATGTTGCGGAACCCTCCGGCCTTTGCTGCCGGTGCTGATTCTGTCCCTTTCCCTGCTGGCCTCGGCCTGCGTCAGGACCGTTGCACCGCCGCCTCTGGACGTGACGTTCCTGCCACAGCGGGGCGACTTCATCTCCAGGGACGGTGAGCGTCTTGCGATCACGGAAATGGTGAAGATGGCCAATGATGCCGAGTATATCCTTGTCGGTGAAGGGCACCGGAACATCGGGGACCACAAGGTTCAGCAAGCCCTTCTCGCAGCGTTTTCCGATTCGGGAAAACCGATTTCCCTTGGTCTGGAAATGGTGGCCGTGGACATGCGGCACATTCTGGACGATTTTGGCAAGGGACAGGTGGAAGTTGCGGCGCTGGAAGAGGAACTGCAATGGAAAACAAGGTGGGGGTATCCCTTTCCCCTGTTCTCGCCCCTGTTCGAAATCGCCCGGCGAAACAGCGTTCCGGTGGCAGGACTGAACGTGCCACCATCCGTGACCCGAAAGATCGGGCGGGAAGGGCTGGGCCGCCTGACCGATGAGGAACGAACCTTTCTGCCCGAGCAGATCGTGATGCCGTCCATGGACCAGATACCCATGCTCGACAAGGTGTTCGAGCAGCACGGGGAGCCGGGCGAGGACGATCCGGCCCGGCGCGACCGATTTCTGCTGGCCCAGTCCGTGTGGGATTCCAAGATGGCGGAACAGGCCGTGAATCTGCACAGACGCTATGACTGGCCCGTGCTCGTGATTGCCGGGGCCGGGCATGTGGAACATGGCTGGGGCATTGCCCGGCGCATCCGGCGGTTCGATCCCGGGGCGCGCATTCTGACGGTCATGCCGTGGCGTGGCGGCGAGTTCGATTCGGCCGAGGCGGACGTGTTCTTCCACAGCCCGGATACCTATGTGTCACGCATGGGCATGACCATTTCCTCCACCGGACGCGGTGGCCTGCTCGTGGAGGCCGTGACGCGCGACTCCCGTGCGGACAAGGCCGGAATCCGGCCCGGCGACGTGTTGGAACAGGCCGGAACCGTGCGGCTCGATCAACTCATGGATCTGCATCGCGCAGGCGCCGAGGCCCATGAACGGAACCGGGAACTCGTGTTCCAAATCCGTCGCGGCTGCGACGCCGTTGTCGTGAATGTCGGAAAACTCGGGGAAAAGAAGTAG
- the hcp gene encoding hydroxylamine reductase: protein MFCYQCEQTAKGGCTRIGVCGKKADVAALQDLLIHFCKGLSAVAVEARKAGLDTDKTDVFVCEAVFSTLTNVNFDPERFEPLVRQAVALREELKGGLAAKGVTPDWPEAATLIPEADMVAQGERFSPENDPEPNADLRSLKHTLIYGLKGVAAYADHARILGQSDPALYASIEELLAATLSTDLTLEQCVEAALECGRANLRAMELLDAANTGTFGHPVPTEVPLGARAGKAILVSGHDLKDLAMLLEQTAGKDISIYTHGEMLPCHGYPELKKHPHFHGHYGTAWQNQQKEFAEFPGAILMTTNCIQKPGSYMDNIFTTGLVGWPGAAHVGKDFAPVIEKALKMDGFPADTDKGSVMVGFGHDAVMSVAGTVIDAVKAGDIRHFFLVAGCDGAKPGRNYYTEFVEKVPEDCVVLTLACGKFRFFDKKLGDIGGIPRLLDVGQCNDAYSAVRIAQALAEAFDCGVNDLPLSLVLSWYEQKAVAILLSLLALGIRDIRLGPTLPAFITPNVLEFLVANYDIKPISTPDQDLKAILG, encoded by the coding sequence AAGGCGGACGTGGCCGCGTTGCAGGATTTGCTGATCCATTTCTGCAAGGGGCTTTCTGCGGTTGCCGTGGAGGCGCGCAAGGCCGGGTTGGATACGGACAAGACCGATGTCTTCGTGTGCGAGGCCGTGTTTTCCACCCTGACCAACGTGAATTTCGATCCCGAGCGGTTCGAGCCGCTGGTGCGTCAGGCCGTGGCCCTGCGCGAGGAACTCAAGGGCGGGCTGGCCGCAAAGGGCGTGACCCCGGACTGGCCCGAGGCCGCCACCCTGATTCCCGAGGCCGACATGGTGGCGCAGGGGGAGCGCTTCAGCCCGGAAAACGATCCCGAGCCGAACGCGGACCTGCGCTCCCTCAAGCATACCCTGATCTACGGTCTCAAGGGCGTTGCCGCCTATGCGGATCATGCCCGGATTCTGGGTCAGTCCGATCCGGCCCTGTATGCCTCCATCGAGGAACTGCTTGCCGCCACCCTGTCCACGGACCTGACTCTGGAACAGTGCGTGGAGGCTGCGTTGGAGTGCGGCCGGGCCAACCTTCGGGCCATGGAGCTGCTGGACGCGGCCAATACCGGCACGTTCGGCCATCCCGTACCCACGGAAGTTCCGCTGGGTGCCAGAGCCGGAAAGGCCATTCTCGTGTCGGGGCACGATCTCAAGGATCTGGCCATGCTGCTGGAACAGACCGCGGGCAAGGACATCAGCATTTACACCCACGGCGAGATGCTGCCCTGTCACGGCTATCCGGAGCTGAAGAAGCATCCGCATTTCCACGGGCATTACGGCACGGCGTGGCAGAATCAGCAGAAGGAGTTCGCCGAGTTCCCGGGGGCGATTCTCATGACCACGAACTGCATCCAGAAGCCCGGCTCCTACATGGACAACATTTTCACCACCGGACTTGTTGGCTGGCCCGGAGCTGCGCACGTGGGCAAGGATTTCGCTCCGGTGATTGAAAAGGCTCTGAAAATGGACGGGTTCCCTGCGGATACGGACAAGGGCTCGGTCATGGTCGGCTTCGGTCATGACGCGGTCATGTCCGTGGCCGGGACCGTGATCGACGCGGTCAAGGCCGGGGACATCCGCCATTTCTTTCTGGTGGCTGGCTGCGACGGTGCCAAGCCCGGTCGCAACTACTACACCGAATTCGTGGAAAAGGTGCCCGAGGATTGCGTTGTCCTGACCCTTGCCTGCGGCAAGTTCCGGTTCTTCGACAAGAAGCTCGGAGACATAGGCGGCATTCCGCGTCTGCTGGACGTGGGACAGTGCAATGACGCCTATTCCGCAGTGAGGATTGCTCAGGCCCTTGCCGAGGCCTTCGACTGCGGCGTGAACGATCTGCCCCTGTCCCTTGTCCTGTCCTGGTACGAGCAGAAGGCCGTGGCCATCCTGCTCAGCCTGCTGGCGCTGGGCATCAGGGACATTCGCCTCGGTCCCACGCTTCCGGCGTTCATCACCCCGAACGTGCTGGAGTTCCTGGTGGCGAACTACGACATCAAGCCCATTTCCACGCCGGATCAGGACCTCAAGGCCATTCTGGGATAA
- a CDS encoding PAS domain S-box protein → MKNNARILFAFCLAVFLLCPGTGTARAEQGKRKQILLLNSYHQNFHWTEELLRAVTDVLRPKETGILLHVENMDTKRVLFGERYMRQLAEVFAHKYRDTPLDLILATDNNAFEFLRRYHATLFPGVPVVFCGVNFFKPEQLDGYPLFTGVTEEFDARGTLEMALRLHPNTRRVFVVNDYTPSGRAWADNIREQLRDFPPGVDIQYNGNLTTDDLLKQVRNLPPGSIVLLGIFFRDRDGRFLDVGEAAEALSSYSRFPVYGLLDYDLNHGIIGGMLASNYAQGQTMAQMALHVLSGRNPRNIPVIRSTWTQPMFDYAMLRHFNISIARLPEDSEIINRPRTLYSEYRDEILTVLVLGGIQTAIIVFLVVTMNRRRELERDLRRAHQDLELRVEERTREFMESEAMLRTVFNASHDALILHSVSGQILEVNDRMLKMYGVSEIEASELSLARDYSSRENPLYRLSSIWRSVINGRAQAVEWKARRPHDGHEFDVEMHMNRITYKGTPAILANVRDITVRKETETRIRQSLSKFEAILENSLVGIAMTRNRVISTINKRGAEIFGYASGELAGSDLFILLNSTDDMDMFMRASRDALETSGEFYTEQTFRAKGGREIWCRMYAKAIDPAELGKGVIWAWDNVTEQRLSQEELLRAREDAVAANRAKSEFLASMSHEIRTPMNAIVGMTDILLQTRLSGEQKDYLRTVKDSAEHLLEIINDILDLSKIEARKLELDKVDFDLPFHLRNTLKGMEVQAHQKGLALDLAIDADVPKCVNGDPVSLRQVVVNLVGNAIKFTRRGNVRIRVSRAADEARPKDDPRDQGIFVSVRDTGIGIPEEFLESIFQSFSQTTRAFGGTGLGLAISRKLIRLMGGDVSVQSKVGTGSTFSFTVWFTEGHTCPAPEPAPEPAPRPVNLGRPVRILLAEDNEVNVMVTTLRLEELGYEYDVASTGLEVLALLKEAHYDLVLMDVEMPVLDGIAATKAVRSAKSGGPIRNPNIPIVGVTAHALKEFRDRCLKAGMNAYVAKPVDFIELTGIINRLVGDVAGATDEPPTATGERDAVAADPVRKVAAESGEGGGGGVRPHCCGFLFLAQRCGVGA, encoded by the coding sequence ATGAAAAACAACGCCCGCATTCTTTTCGCGTTCTGCCTTGCCGTGTTCCTGCTCTGCCCGGGAACCGGGACTGCCCGTGCCGAACAGGGCAAGCGCAAGCAGATTCTGCTGCTCAATTCCTATCATCAGAACTTCCACTGGACCGAAGAACTGCTTCGGGCCGTGACCGATGTGCTGCGGCCCAAGGAAACGGGCATCCTGCTGCATGTGGAGAACATGGACACCAAGCGCGTGCTGTTCGGCGAACGGTACATGCGCCAGTTGGCCGAGGTGTTCGCCCACAAGTACCGGGACACGCCTCTGGATCTGATTCTGGCCACGGACAACAATGCCTTCGAGTTCCTGCGCCGCTATCACGCCACCCTGTTTCCCGGGGTGCCCGTGGTGTTCTGCGGGGTGAACTTCTTCAAGCCGGAACAACTGGACGGATATCCCCTGTTCACGGGCGTGACCGAGGAATTCGACGCCCGGGGAACTCTGGAAATGGCTCTGCGCCTGCATCCCAATACCAGACGTGTCTTCGTGGTCAACGACTACACCCCGTCGGGCCGGGCATGGGCCGACAACATCCGGGAGCAGCTTCGGGATTTTCCTCCGGGCGTGGATATCCAGTACAACGGGAATCTGACCACGGACGATCTGCTGAAACAGGTCCGCAACCTGCCGCCCGGGTCCATCGTGCTGCTGGGCATCTTCTTTCGGGACAGGGACGGCCGTTTTCTGGACGTGGGCGAGGCTGCCGAGGCCCTTTCCTCGTACAGTCGCTTTCCGGTCTACGGCCTGCTGGATTACGATCTGAATCACGGCATCATCGGGGGCATGCTGGCCAGCAACTATGCTCAGGGCCAGACCATGGCCCAGATGGCCCTGCACGTGCTTTCCGGCAGAAATCCGCGCAACATTCCGGTAATCCGGTCCACCTGGACCCAACCCATGTTCGATTATGCCATGCTGCGGCATTTCAACATCAGCATTGCGCGGCTGCCCGAGGACAGTGAAATCATCAATCGGCCCCGCACCCTGTATTCCGAATATCGGGACGAGATTCTGACCGTGCTGGTGCTGGGCGGCATCCAGACCGCGATCATCGTGTTTCTGGTCGTGACCATGAATCGTCGGCGGGAGCTGGAACGCGACCTGCGCCGGGCGCATCAGGATCTGGAACTGCGGGTCGAGGAGCGCACCCGCGAGTTCATGGAATCCGAGGCCATGCTCAGGACCGTGTTCAACGCGTCCCACGACGCCCTGATTCTGCACTCCGTCTCCGGGCAGATTCTGGAAGTCAACGACCGGATGCTCAAGATGTACGGCGTGTCCGAGATCGAGGCCTCGGAGCTTTCCCTTGCCCGTGACTATTCCAGCCGGGAAAATCCCCTGTACCGTCTTTCCTCGATCTGGCGTTCCGTGATCAATGGCCGGGCGCAGGCCGTGGAGTGGAAGGCGCGGCGCCCCCACGACGGACACGAGTTCGACGTGGAAATGCACATGAACCGCATCACCTACAAGGGGACCCCCGCGATTCTGGCCAACGTGCGCGACATCACGGTGCGCAAGGAGACCGAAACGCGCATCCGCCAGTCCCTGTCCAAGTTCGAGGCCATTCTGGAGAACAGTCTGGTGGGCATTGCCATGACGCGCAACAGGGTCATTTCCACGATCAACAAGCGGGGCGCGGAAATATTCGGATACGCGTCCGGGGAGCTTGCGGGCAGCGACCTGTTCATCCTGCTCAATTCCACGGACGACATGGACATGTTCATGCGCGCGTCGCGGGATGCGCTGGAAACCTCGGGCGAGTTCTATACCGAACAGACCTTCCGGGCCAAGGGTGGCCGGGAAATCTGGTGCCGCATGTATGCCAAGGCCATTGACCCCGCCGAACTGGGCAAGGGCGTGATCTGGGCGTGGGACAACGTGACCGAACAGCGCCTGTCCCAGGAGGAACTGCTGCGCGCCCGGGAGGATGCGGTTGCTGCGAACCGGGCCAAGAGCGAGTTCCTGGCCTCCATGAGCCATGAGATCAGGACGCCCATGAATGCCATCGTGGGCATGACCGACATCCTGCTCCAGACCCGGCTTTCCGGGGAGCAGAAGGACTATCTCAGGACGGTCAAGGATTCGGCCGAGCATCTTCTGGAAATCATCAACGACATTCTGGACCTCTCAAAGATCGAGGCGCGCAAGCTGGAACTGGACAAGGTGGACTTCGACCTGCCGTTCCACCTGCGCAACACGCTCAAGGGCATGGAGGTGCAGGCACATCAGAAGGGGCTGGCCCTTGATCTGGCCATTGACGCGGACGTGCCCAAATGCGTGAACGGCGACCCGGTTTCCCTGCGTCAGGTCGTGGTCAATCTGGTGGGCAACGCCATCAAGTTCACCCGCCGGGGCAACGTGCGCATTCGCGTGTCCCGCGCAGCGGACGAGGCCCGGCCAAAGGACGATCCGCGCGATCAGGGCATCTTCGTGAGCGTGCGCGACACGGGCATCGGCATCCCCGAGGAGTTTCTGGAATCCATTTTCCAGAGCTTCAGCCAGACCACCCGCGCCTTTGGCGGCACCGGGCTGGGGCTGGCCATCTCCCGCAAGCTGATCCGGCTCATGGGCGGCGATGTCAGCGTCCAGAGCAAGGTCGGGACCGGAAGCACGTTTTCCTTCACGGTCTGGTTTACCGAGGGGCATACCTGCCCTGCGCCGGAACCCGCGCCCGAACCCGCGCCCAGACCCGTGAATCTGGGCAGGCCCGTACGCATCCTGCTGGCCGAGGACAACGAGGTGAACGTCATGGTCACCACCCTGCGGCTGGAGGAGCTTGGTTACGAATACGATGTTGCGTCCACCGGACTGGAAGTGCTGGCCCTGCTCAAGGAGGCCCATTACGATCTGGTGCTCATGGATGTGGAAATGCCCGTGCTGGACGGCATCGCCGCAACCAAGGCCGTGCGCTCGGCAAAGAGCGGCGGGCCGATCCGCAATCCGAACATTCCCATTGTCGGGGTCACGGCCCATGCCCTCAAGGAATTCCGGGACAGGTGCCTCAAGGCGGGCATGAACGCATACGTGGCCAAGCCCGTGGATTTTATCGAGCTGACCGGGATCATCAATCGGCTGGTCGGGGATGTGGCTGGGGCAACGGATGAACCGCCGACTGCAACCGGGGAGCGGGATGCGGTTGCTGCGGATCCGGTCCGGAAAGTGGCTGCGGAGTCCGGGGAGGGGGGCGGAGGCGGCGTCCGGCCCCACTGCTGCGGATTCCTCTTCCTCGCGCAACGATGTGGTGTGGGAGCCTGA
- a CDS encoding DUF429 domain-containing protein: MKHVGVDGCRAGWLAVRVEGGQGRALWSGGDVYPDFGSLWLAHADAASIWVDIPIGLPGPDLPARDADRLARKLLGKRSSSIFSPMSRLCLDCTSWAEANKKNRQVVGKGFSKQSWMIAPKIKDVDSFLALHPEARANVLESHPELCFALAVGAPLLHSKKHASGVEERLDILEFLIPGARDFHADVRRDCLVREVAHDDIPDAMILAVAAFLAGNDPAGLPEPPQQDDAGLSMAIRMPRAWLFLKKQRSDP, translated from the coding sequence ATGAAACACGTTGGCGTGGACGGATGCCGCGCCGGATGGCTTGCCGTCCGGGTCGAAGGCGGACAGGGAAGGGCACTCTGGTCCGGGGGCGATGTCTACCCGGACTTCGGTTCCCTCTGGCTTGCCCATGCCGATGCAGCCTCCATCTGGGTGGACATCCCCATCGGCCTTCCCGGCCCCGATCTTCCTGCGCGCGATGCGGACCGGCTGGCCCGCAAGCTGCTCGGCAAAAGAAGCTCCAGCATCTTTTCACCAATGTCCAGACTTTGTCTGGACTGTACGTCGTGGGCCGAGGCGAACAAGAAAAATCGGCAAGTTGTCGGTAAGGGTTTTTCCAAGCAATCATGGATGATTGCACCGAAGATAAAGGATGTCGATTCCTTTCTTGCCCTGCATCCGGAAGCGCGTGCAAACGTGCTGGAGTCGCATCCGGAGCTTTGCTTTGCTCTGGCTGTCGGCGCACCTCTTCTTCACTCGAAAAAGCATGCTTCCGGCGTGGAGGAGCGGCTCGACATCCTCGAATTCCTGATCCCCGGGGCACGAGATTTTCATGCTGATGTGCGTCGGGATTGTCTGGTCAGGGAAGTGGCGCATGACGACATCCCGGATGCCATGATTCTGGCAGTCGCCGCGTTTCTGGCCGGAAACGACCCGGCCGGCCTGCCCGAGCCGCCGCAACAGGATGACGCCGGGTTGTCCATGGCCATTCGCATGCCTCGTGCATGGCTTTTCTTGAAAAAACAACGGAGCGATCCATGA